CCATCCGGAGACCGACTTGGTGACGCACCATCTGCGGACCGTAGTCCATGGGAAGCCGGGGGGGCTTTTGCTGGTCGGACCCGATAAGGGGGATGTTTTTCGGGCTCTATTGCTGGGGAACTGCGTGCTGGGAAGCGCGACGGTAGTCAGGAAAAAAGCGATGGACGAGATCGGCGGCTTTGACGGTGACAAGGGCTTTGTCCACGTCGAAGATTACGAAGCCTGGCTCCGGCTGGCCGCCAAAGGTAAAAAATTCTTTTTTCTCGACGCGACGCTGGGCGACTACCGGATCCACAAGAGCAATTTGAGCCATGATTTTAAAACTGCTTTCGATAACGAGCTCCGCGCCGTCCGCAAGCATTTTCGCGGCTACGTCTCCCGTTACCCGCTCGATAATTTTTTTCTTTATCGTTCTTCTTTGGCCAGGATCTATCTGCGGTTAAGCTACCGTTATTTTTTATACGGCCAGTTGCGTTCGGGCCTTTTGACCGCGTTCCGGTCGCTATTGAACAATCCTTATTACGCGCTCCGTCTCGGCTTGGAGACGGCGGGACGTCGGGTTATTAAATGGATCAACCCAAAAAATTAAAAATATGTTTTATCGGCTGGTCCGACAGCATCCATGTGCAACGCTGGGTCCAATGGTTTGCCGAGCGGGGGCATGAGGTCCACCTGCTGTCTAATTCGGATTGTCAGGTGGCCGGCGTGACCGTTCATTCTCTGGCGGGAAAGCGGCGGGGAGGCGGTCCAGCCGAACCGGCGAAGGGGACGGGCAAGACCGGACCGATCAAAGAGCTCCTGGCGAAACTTAAGTTTTATTATTTGAGTTACCTGCGGTATCCGCTTTATATTTATCGGGCCAGAAAAATAATTCGCGAATTGCGGCCGGACATTCTGCAGGCTTTTTATATCGGGTTTGGCGGATACGTCGGCATTTTTACCGGTTTTCATCCTTTTATGATCTGCACCGGCGGGGCCGATATCATGTTCTTCCCGAGAAAATTCATGTTGCACCGCTTAATGACGAGATATGTTCTCAAACGGGCCGATTTTATCGTTCATCCTTCGGAAGAGTCGAACCAGCTCGCGATAAAGCTGGGGGCGCCGGCGGAACGGACCGCCTATCAGCATTTCGGCGTTGATCTGGCGCTTTTCAATCCGAAAGTCGATCCCGGGCCGCTGCTTGACAGATTGGGGCTGCGCGGCCGGCCGGTTATTTTAAGCACGCGGGGCTTGTATGATCAATATTATAATATTTCCGGGCTGCTTAAAGCCTTCGCGCTGGTCGTTTCGGCTGTGCCGACCGCGCGGCTGATTCTTAAATATTATTCCGCGCCCGAAATTAATAAATTTGAAGATCTCGCCAAGACCCTTGGAATATATGATAAAATCATTTGGGTCGGGAAATCCGAATACGAAAGCATGGGCCAGTACTACCGCTGCGCCGAAGTTTACGTTTCTCTGTCTTACACCGACTCCGGGTCCCTGTCGATGCTTGAGGCGATGGCTTGCGGGACTACCCCGGTGGTTTCGGATTTACCCAATATCAGGGAATGGATCAAACCCGGCTGGAACGGCTACCTTCTTAAGCCCGACGATGTTCAAGGGGCCGCCGCCGCGATTATTAAAGTAATCAGCGACCGGGCGGAACGAACGTTGTACGGGGAGCGGAACGTCAAGCTTATTGAAGAACGGGCCGATCAGAACAAATGTTACCGAAATCTGGAAAAGATCGCTTACGGATTGGTCGTGCTTGGCGCCGCCGGCAATAAAGGCAGGTAATTTATGGAAAGCGCGACATTTTTTCTTATTTTAAGCAGTCTCTTTTATCTGTATGTTTATTATAAACGCAGCCCGGGTCTGCTTTCGCTTTATTCCTTCTTCGGCCTCCAATGGCTTTATTTCTGGCTCGGAACCTATTTGATAATCACCGGTTTTTTTCCGAACAATGTTTTCGGCGGAATGGCGTTGAACGATAATGTCGAGGTGGTCAGCATGTTTTTGCTTTTCAACGCGCTCTCGCTTTTCGTGTTTTCCCTGGTTTATCTGGTCTACGGGAAAATACGTTCCGGGTCCGGACCGGTCGCCGAGCCGCCGGTTGAAAAAAAACACCCGAAAAATTACGCCTTTTTTGTTTTCATGGTTTTGACCGCTTTCAACGTTTTAATGTTGGTGCTTAGCCTGAAAACAAGTTATATGGGGGCTGATTGGCTGACTCATTCGATCAATGCCAATCTTCGGAACGTATTTGTCGGGATCTTTATTTATTATATGCTGATTGAAAAATTCGAACTATTGACGTTGTTTGTTTTCTTGAGCTTTTGCGCTTCGACCTTTATTTATGGCGGCAGGATGTACCTTTTGGTCGCCGCCGCGGCCTATTTGGCCTATCTTTTCAACCGGCGGATCATCAGCGTCAAGCATCTGTTTGTTCTTGGGCTGATCGGCGCGCTTTTTTTGTCGGCGGTCGGACTCTACCGCGTCAAACTTATCGATCGCGTTATTAAGACTCCCAAATACCTCTTGATGCCGATTTACGCCGATAGTGTTTTTACCGCTTATCCTGCCCTTTATGTAATTGACCGCTGGCAAAGGGGAGGGATCGGCTATTACACCATGTACACCCACTATCTGGTCGATTCCATATTGATTTATGTGCCGAACTTTGTTTACGCCTCCAGCGGCGTGAATAAAGTGGCCCAAAGCGGGCTCCTGGGCGCCTGGGAGGACGATCATGGCGGCCTAAGCACGATCTCGCCGCAAGGAGGATTTCATTATATCGCCGAGGCCATGGCGGCCGGCGGCATTCTGGGAGTCGCATTGTTCAGCGCGCTGCTCTCTTTTATTTTCATTTTTTTCGAAAGAATGCGCCGCCGCGGCTTGCCCGGCCAATTTTATTATTATAGTTTTCTCGGCGTCGCCGGCGTTGATATTGTCAGTGAAAAATTCGCCTGGTGTTTCCGTTATTTTACCCAGAACGTTTTTTCGGTGCTGATCCTGATCTTTGTCATACAATTATTTTACGAGGGAGCGGCCAATTTTAAGCGCAAAAGGGCGTCAACTGCGGAGCGGCTGAAATGAAGGTCATGATCAACGCTCTTTCCGCCAAGCTTGGCGGCGGCATAACTTATATTCAAAACATTGTTCCGCGCCTGGTAAAAACGGATCCCGACAAAGAATATGAATTATTGGTTTCCAATGAGAATTACGAAAAACTTTGCGACAAAGAATTGCTCGCCAGCCGCGTTAAGATCGTTATCATCAAAGTATCCGGCCTGATCAACCGCTTGCTGAAAGAGCAGCTTGTCGTTCCTTGGATGATCTATGCTAAAAGGATCGATGTTCTTTTCTGCCCGGCTAATATCGTCCCGTTTTTAGCCCCATGCAAAAAAGTGCTTTGGATCCAAAATATCGATCCGTTCGTTCAGGTGGCTGGGGAGCCGCTCTTGCGGCGCCTGCGGATCTGGCTGTTGAAACAGATTACCGTTCTTTCGATGAGATTCTCCGACGTCGTCATTTTTTCCTCCAATTATTCAAGGGAGCTGGCGTTGAAAGCGACCGGGATCGACCGAAAAAAAACGCGGCGGATCTTTTTGGGCGCCGATGTCCGGCGGTTTTCCATAGCGGACGAGGACAGGCCGCGCAGCGGAATCCTTTCGGTTTCGAATATTTCCGGACGAAAAAATTATGAAATCCTGATCAAGGCCTACGATTCACTGCCGCCGGAAATTAAAAAGCGGCATAAATTGAAACTTGTCGGCGCGGTTGATGGTAAATATCGCGACGAACTGCTGGCGCTGTGCGTTAATTCGGAATCGCGTGGTAACATTATTTTTACCGGCATGCTCACGGGCGACAATCTGACCCGGGCTTATGCCGAGTCGCTGATCTTCGTTCTGCCGTCGCTGGTGGAGAGCTTCAGCTTGCCGATAATCGAAGCGATGGCCGCCGGCATGCCGGTGATCGCCTCGAACGCGACCTGTCTGCCGGAAATGATCGGGACTTCCGGCCTGACCTTTGATCCGTTCAATCAGCAAGAGCTGGCTGAATTAATCGTTAAATTGATCGGTAATGAGGCTTTGCGCCGGGAATTATCGGACAAGGGAAGGGAGAAGGCGCAGAAATTTACTTGGGACAATACGGTAATCGAGATAATTAAATTATTTGGAGAGATGAAATGAACAAGAAAACGAATTACGTGAAATATTTTTTCTTCGATCAGCTGACCGGTTTTCCGCGGCGGCATACGCCGCGTCGGCTCTTCAACCTGATTTTAAATCAGATTTCGCGGCGCGTTTTAAGGTCCGACAGGGTGCTCGGTTATCCGATGCATATGAGCATTGAGGTCAACAATACGTGCGATCTGCAATGTCCGATGTGCTCGTCCGGCAAGGGCTATTCGGTCAGAAAAAGGGGTTTGATGTCTTTTGATAATTATAAGCGGATCATCGATGAAATGGCGCCGTATCTTTATAAGGTCGGTCCGTTCAACCTTGGCGAGCCGCTGCTGCATCCGGACATCTTCAAGATGGTCGAATACGCCCGCGATAAAAATATTTCCGTTATGCTTAGTACCAACGGCAACGCCCTCAATGCGGAGAAAGCGGAGAAACTGGTCGAATCCGGCCTGGAAGAACTGATCGTTTCGATCGACGCCGCTTCCCCAGAGACCTATCGCGT
This window of the Candidatus Margulisiibacteriota bacterium genome carries:
- a CDS encoding glycosyltransferase, with translation MNPKVSVVIATHNHAHFLPDCLNSVKGQTYQDYEVIVVDNGSTDDTKEVIERLAWDKLRYHYQKDTGSVAGPRNTGGKLARGEYLAYLDSDDSWYPDKLAKVMEVFADHPETDLVTHHLRTVVHGKPGGLLLVGPDKGDVFRALLLGNCVLGSATVVRKKAMDEIGGFDGDKGFVHVEDYEAWLRLAAKGKKFFFLDATLGDYRIHKSNLSHDFKTAFDNELRAVRKHFRGYVSRYPLDNFFLYRSSLARIYLRLSYRYFLYGQLRSGLLTAFRSLLNNPYYALRLGLETAGRRVIKWINPKN
- a CDS encoding glycosyltransferase family 1 protein, with protein sequence MKVMINALSAKLGGGITYIQNIVPRLVKTDPDKEYELLVSNENYEKLCDKELLASRVKIVIIKVSGLINRLLKEQLVVPWMIYAKRIDVLFCPANIVPFLAPCKKVLWIQNIDPFVQVAGEPLLRRLRIWLLKQITVLSMRFSDVVIFSSNYSRELALKATGIDRKKTRRIFLGADVRRFSIADEDRPRSGILSVSNISGRKNYEILIKAYDSLPPEIKKRHKLKLVGAVDGKYRDELLALCVNSESRGNIIFTGMLTGDNLTRAYAESLIFVLPSLVESFSLPIIEAMAAGMPVIASNATCLPEMIGTSGLTFDPFNQQELAELIVKLIGNEALRRELSDKGREKAQKFTWDNTVIEIIKLFGEMK
- a CDS encoding glycosyltransferase family 4 protein, yielding MDQPKKLKICFIGWSDSIHVQRWVQWFAERGHEVHLLSNSDCQVAGVTVHSLAGKRRGGGPAEPAKGTGKTGPIKELLAKLKFYYLSYLRYPLYIYRARKIIRELRPDILQAFYIGFGGYVGIFTGFHPFMICTGGADIMFFPRKFMLHRLMTRYVLKRADFIVHPSEESNQLAIKLGAPAERTAYQHFGVDLALFNPKVDPGPLLDRLGLRGRPVILSTRGLYDQYYNISGLLKAFALVVSAVPTARLILKYYSAPEINKFEDLAKTLGIYDKIIWVGKSEYESMGQYYRCAEVYVSLSYTDSGSLSMLEAMACGTTPVVSDLPNIREWIKPGWNGYLLKPDDVQGAAAAIIKVISDRAERTLYGERNVKLIEERADQNKCYRNLEKIAYGLVVLGAAGNKGR